A region of bacterium DNA encodes the following proteins:
- a CDS encoding RNA polymerase sigma factor produces the protein MADSSTRQRAQKAWDCDRELVDQILAGSREHFDLLYETYFPRVYRFALKRLGDPGEAEDVAQEVFMTLMTALASYKGESALLVWIFGVTRNKVNRRFRKPRPRLEPLEEGGALDVQAFEPPADEAVDARRVLGRCEHVIAHDLTPLQRRIFHLKHLRQQPIRSIANALGKSEDAVKANLYRMRRAISAGTPGLEGLLRS, from the coding sequence GTGGCCGATTCTTCTACTCGACAGCGTGCGCAGAAGGCGTGGGATTGCGACCGGGAACTGGTGGACCAGATCCTGGCCGGCAGCCGAGAGCACTTCGACCTGCTCTACGAGACCTACTTTCCGCGCGTCTACCGCTTCGCGCTCAAGCGACTCGGGGATCCGGGCGAGGCCGAGGACGTTGCTCAGGAGGTCTTCATGACCCTGATGACGGCGCTCGCGTCGTACAAGGGCGAGTCGGCGCTGCTGGTCTGGATCTTCGGGGTGACCCGGAACAAGGTGAACCGCCGCTTCCGCAAGCCGCGCCCGCGGCTCGAGCCGCTGGAAGAGGGCGGGGCGCTCGACGTGCAGGCCTTCGAGCCGCCGGCGGACGAAGCCGTCGACGCGCGACGGGTCCTGGGACGCTGCGAGCACGTGATCGCCCACGACCTGACGCCGCTCCAGCGGCGGATCTTCCACCTGAAGCACCTGCGCCAGCAGCCGATCCGCTCGATCGCGAACGCCCTCGGCAAGAGCGAGGATGCGGTCAAGGCCAACCTCTACCGCATGCGCCGCGCCATCTCTGCGGGCACCCCCGGTCTCGAGGGGCTGCTCCGCTCGTAG
- a CDS encoding TetR/AcrR family transcriptional regulator, whose protein sequence is MGSPTPITPGGGREGRSGSAEDPPQARNARARKRAETRERLFEMALREFREVGVAAAQIDRIAKAAGVARGTFYFHFATKDDVLVELARRINARIARRVAVLGESKPTLRELLLRVNDAIMDEHSRVGEADLLADMLALYVRRPMDVHDPSHNVPSLADELARHLRGAAERGEMRTSLPPEQVAIVFMSSLFGIYTRVSPGEALREACADLIELLVEGLAPGSSPAD, encoded by the coding sequence ATGGGCAGCCCCACCCCCATCACCCCGGGAGGCGGCCGCGAAGGCCGATCGGGGAGCGCCGAGGATCCGCCGCAGGCCCGGAACGCCCGCGCGCGAAAGCGCGCGGAGACCCGCGAGCGACTCTTCGAGATGGCGCTGCGCGAGTTCCGCGAAGTCGGCGTGGCGGCCGCGCAGATCGACCGGATCGCAAAGGCGGCGGGCGTCGCGCGGGGCACCTTCTACTTCCACTTCGCGACCAAGGACGACGTCCTGGTGGAGCTGGCGCGGCGGATCAACGCGCGGATCGCCCGGCGCGTCGCGGTTCTCGGCGAATCGAAACCGACGCTCCGCGAACTCCTGCTGCGCGTGAACGACGCGATCATGGACGAGCACAGCCGGGTCGGCGAGGCGGATCTGCTGGCCGACATGCTCGCGCTCTACGTGAGGCGTCCGATGGACGTCCACGATCCGAGTCACAACGTCCCGTCCCTCGCCGACGAGCTGGCGCGGCATCTGCGCGGCGCCGCCGAGCGGGGAGAGATGAGGACGTCCCTGCCGCCGGAGCAGGTCGCGATCGTCTTCATGAGCAGCCTCTTCGGAATCTACACCCGCGTCTCCCCGGGCGAGGCGCTCCGTGAGGCCTGCGCGGACCTGATCGAGCTCCTCGTCGAGGGGCTCGCGCCGGGGAGCTCGCCCGCGGACTGA
- a CDS encoding 3'-5' exonuclease: MSAEFAFAFLDCEFGGLDVEIHDLTEVGIILTDARLNEYAEAQWRVRARPERISPEAAEIFGYDEALWAEAPGVRQVLSEIVEMLPKDRKVIPAGQNVRMDVIFLERAFKKCEIPYPFDYHVIDLATLFYSWSLVAGEPARAISLRQAATTAGLLGEGGVAHRALEDARLTLECFRHYIGRLSPREPAELPTD; the protein is encoded by the coding sequence TTGAGTGCTGAGTTTGCCTTCGCGTTTCTGGACTGCGAGTTCGGGGGGCTCGACGTCGAGATCCACGACCTGACCGAGGTCGGGATCATTCTGACCGACGCGCGCCTGAACGAGTACGCGGAAGCGCAGTGGCGCGTGCGGGCGCGGCCGGAACGGATTTCGCCCGAGGCGGCGGAGATCTTCGGCTACGACGAAGCCCTGTGGGCCGAGGCGCCGGGTGTGCGACAGGTCCTGTCCGAGATCGTGGAGATGCTGCCCAAGGACCGGAAGGTGATTCCGGCGGGCCAGAACGTGCGGATGGACGTGATCTTCCTCGAGCGCGCGTTCAAGAAGTGCGAGATCCCCTACCCCTTCGATTACCACGTGATCGACCTGGCCACGCTCTTCTACTCGTGGTCGCTGGTCGCCGGAGAGCCGGCCCGGGCGATCTCGCTTCGCCAGGCGGCGACGACCGCCGGCCTGCTCGGCGAGGGCGGCGTCGCCCACCGCGCCCTCGAAGACGCGCGACTGACGCTCGAGTGCTTCCGGCACTACATCGGCCGGCTCTCCCCCCGCGAGCCCGCCGAGCTTCCCACCGACTGA